A window of Cellulomonas fimi contains these coding sequences:
- a CDS encoding ROK family transcriptional regulator, whose amino-acid sequence MDELTRTAPRPTGIGDMFQLLRDGQPRTRSDLATLTGQARSTIAARVDALLGSGLVSPAGEATSTGGRPPATFAFNPAARVVLAVDLGATHARLAVTDLAGTVLAEHGEAIAIADGPGPVLDRVAELGRQLLGTAGRDPGDLVSVGVGLPGPVEHSTGRPINPPIMPGWDDADVPGHLTRLLGVPVLVDNDVNIMALGEHATAWRTVDHLLFVKVATGIGAGIISDGAIRRGAQGAAGDLGHIAVPGGLDLPCRCGNTGCLEAVAAGPAIAAALREQGLAAGSSADVVALVRAGDVAAGREVREAGRHIGEVLAACVSLLNPSMIVVGGIVAEAGEHLLAGIREVVYRRSLPLATQHLRIVTTRTGVRAGVLGAAAMAAEHVLSPTAIDALVG is encoded by the coding sequence ATGGACGAGCTGACCCGCACCGCGCCACGGCCGACGGGGATCGGCGACATGTTCCAGCTGCTGCGCGACGGCCAGCCCCGCACCCGCTCCGACCTGGCCACTCTCACCGGACAGGCCCGCTCCACGATCGCTGCGCGCGTCGACGCGCTCCTCGGGTCGGGGCTCGTCTCCCCCGCCGGCGAGGCCACCTCGACCGGTGGCCGCCCGCCCGCCACGTTCGCGTTCAACCCTGCCGCGCGCGTCGTCCTCGCGGTCGACCTCGGCGCCACGCACGCCCGGCTCGCCGTCACCGATCTCGCCGGGACCGTCCTCGCGGAGCACGGCGAGGCCATCGCGATCGCCGACGGCCCCGGCCCTGTGCTCGACCGCGTCGCCGAGCTCGGCCGGCAGCTCCTCGGCACCGCCGGGCGGGACCCGGGCGACCTCGTCAGCGTCGGCGTCGGCCTGCCGGGACCCGTCGAGCACTCCACCGGCCGCCCCATCAACCCGCCGATCATGCCCGGCTGGGACGACGCCGACGTGCCCGGCCACCTGACCCGCCTGCTGGGCGTCCCCGTCCTGGTCGACAACGACGTCAACATCATGGCGCTGGGCGAGCACGCGACCGCCTGGCGGACCGTCGACCACCTGCTGTTCGTCAAGGTCGCCACCGGCATCGGCGCCGGGATCATCTCCGACGGCGCGATCCGCCGCGGCGCCCAGGGCGCCGCCGGCGACCTCGGCCACATCGCCGTCCCCGGCGGTCTCGACCTGCCCTGCCGGTGCGGCAACACCGGCTGCCTCGAGGCCGTCGCCGCCGGACCCGCGATCGCCGCCGCGCTGCGCGAGCAGGGCCTCGCCGCGGGCAGCAGCGCCGACGTCGTCGCGCTCGTCCGCGCCGGCGACGTCGCCGCCGGGCGCGAGGTCCGCGAGGCCGGGCGGCACATCGGTGAGGTGCTCGCCGCGTGCGTCAGCCTGCTCAACCCGTCGATGATCGTCGTCGGCGGGATCGTCGCCGAGGCCGGGGAGCACCTGCTCGCGGGCATCCGCGAGGTCGTCTACCGGCGGTCCCTGCCGCTCGCCACGCAGCACCTGCGCATCGTCACGACCCGCACCGGCGTGCGGGCCGGCGTGCTCGGCGCGGCCGCGATGGCCGCCGAGCACGTGCTCTCCCCCACCGCGATCGACGCGCTCGTCGGCTGA
- a CDS encoding GNAT family N-acetyltransferase, with the protein MKVAVDTGPVVRRATPEDVDDAGALTAEAYVADGLLRDEDDYTAELRDARRRAREAILLVAAVPRDPGGATAGTGSDVVVGTVTLAPYGTSYAEVAEPGELEIRMLAVAPEARGRGVAEALMTHALRHAVAEGARRVVLSTSDAMQAAQRLYDRLGFVHDEPRDWSHHGLCVRVRTWTPPDAPGAVVEAATWPALRTTVTTDGWRVGESGGLTRRANSALPLTRAADLDAAVDEVEAVYRAAGLPSTFRVGPTTGGPTLRDVLLARGYAPVSGADVLVRAVDGPSAHVGGGVDVRVAAHPDDAWLAAWIGVKSAGADVGTARAILDGSPGIYLTALDGGRPLAVVRAAFAEDWVGLSCLVVVPEARRRGLARTLTLRALDAARTRGARRAFLQVEPHNTAAARLYTGLGFAPADRYEYLARPLGS; encoded by the coding sequence GTGAAGGTCGCGGTCGACACCGGACCGGTCGTCCGGCGCGCGACCCCCGAGGACGTCGACGACGCCGGCGCGCTGACCGCCGAGGCGTACGTGGCCGACGGGCTGCTGCGCGACGAGGACGACTACACGGCCGAGCTGCGGGACGCGCGGCGCCGGGCGCGCGAGGCGATCCTGCTGGTCGCGGCCGTGCCCCGGGACCCGGGCGGGGCGACGGCGGGGACGGGCTCGGACGTCGTCGTCGGGACCGTCACGCTCGCCCCGTACGGCACGTCGTACGCGGAGGTCGCCGAGCCCGGCGAGCTGGAGATCCGGATGCTCGCGGTCGCGCCAGAGGCCCGCGGACGCGGGGTCGCGGAGGCGCTCATGACGCACGCGCTGCGGCACGCGGTCGCGGAGGGCGCGCGACGCGTCGTCCTGTCGACGAGCGACGCGATGCAGGCCGCGCAGCGGCTCTACGACCGCCTCGGGTTCGTGCACGACGAGCCGCGCGACTGGAGCCACCACGGCCTGTGCGTACGCGTGCGCACGTGGACGCCGCCGGACGCACCGGGTGCGGTCGTCGAGGCCGCCACGTGGCCGGCGCTGCGCACGACCGTGACGACGGACGGCTGGCGCGTGGGCGAGTCGGGCGGGCTGACCCGGCGCGCGAACAGCGCGCTGCCGCTGACCCGGGCCGCCGACCTCGACGCGGCGGTCGACGAGGTGGAGGCCGTGTACCGCGCGGCTGGCCTGCCGTCGACGTTCCGCGTCGGCCCGACGACGGGCGGTCCCACGCTGCGCGACGTGCTGCTGGCGCGCGGGTACGCGCCGGTCTCGGGCGCCGACGTGCTGGTCCGTGCCGTCGACGGCCCGTCGGCGCACGTGGGCGGCGGTGTCGACGTGCGGGTCGCGGCGCACCCCGACGACGCGTGGCTCGCGGCGTGGATCGGCGTGAAGAGCGCGGGCGCCGACGTGGGGACGGCGCGCGCGATCCTCGACGGGTCGCCCGGGATCTATCTGACCGCGCTCGACGGGGGCCGCCCGTTGGCCGTGGTCCGGGCGGCGTTCGCGGAGGACTGGGTCGGCCTGTCCTGCCTGGTCGTGGTGCCCGAGGCGCGACGGCGCGGGCTCGCGCGGACGCTCACGCTGCGGGCGCTGGACGCGGCCCGGACGCGCGGTGCGCGCCGTGCGTTCCTGCAGGTCGAGCCGCACAACACTGCGGCGGCGCGGCTGTACACGGGGCTGGGGTTCGCACCGGCCGACCGCTACGAGTACCTCGCGCGGCCGCTCGGCTCCTGA
- a CDS encoding electron transfer flavoprotein subunit beta/FixA family protein yields the protein MRIVVCVKHVPDIQSERALGPDGRVVRDGGDGTLNELDENALEAALALVESLGDGSVVALTVGPEDAADAVRKGLQMGADEAVHVVDDAIAGSDAIGTARVLAAAVQHLAAQEPVDLVVTGMAGLDGLTSLLPTALATLLDLPALPLAAELAVDAAARTVRVRRNLDHATEVLEASLPAVVSVTDQANEPRYPNFKGIMAARKKPVTTLTLADLGLEASDVGAAGARTSVVAAAARPARDNRVLVTDDGEAGVKLARYLVENKLV from the coding sequence GTGAGGATCGTCGTCTGCGTCAAGCACGTCCCGGACATCCAGTCGGAGCGGGCCCTCGGCCCCGACGGTCGCGTGGTGCGCGACGGCGGGGACGGCACGCTCAACGAGCTGGACGAGAACGCCCTCGAGGCGGCGCTCGCGCTCGTCGAGTCCCTCGGCGACGGGTCCGTCGTCGCGCTGACCGTCGGGCCCGAGGACGCCGCGGACGCGGTCCGCAAGGGCCTGCAGATGGGCGCCGACGAGGCCGTGCACGTGGTCGACGACGCGATCGCCGGGTCCGACGCGATCGGGACCGCGCGTGTGCTCGCCGCCGCCGTGCAGCACCTCGCCGCGCAGGAGCCCGTCGACCTCGTGGTCACCGGCATGGCGGGCCTCGACGGCCTCACCTCGCTCCTCCCGACGGCGCTCGCGACGCTGCTCGACCTGCCCGCGCTGCCGCTCGCCGCCGAGCTCGCGGTCGACGCCGCCGCCCGGACGGTGCGCGTGCGCCGCAACCTCGACCACGCGACCGAGGTCCTCGAGGCGTCGCTGCCCGCCGTCGTCTCCGTGACGGACCAGGCCAACGAGCCGCGCTACCCCAACTTCAAGGGCATCATGGCGGCCCGCAAGAAGCCGGTCACGACGCTCACGCTGGCCGACCTGGGCCTCGAGGCGTCGGACGTGGGCGCCGCGGGTGCGCGCACCTCGGTGGTCGCCGCCGCCGCCCGTCCCGCGCGCGACAACCGCGTGCTCGTCACCGACGACGGCGAGGCGGGCGTGAAGCTCGCGCGCTACCTCGTCGAGAACAAGCTCGTCTGA
- a CDS encoding cysteine desulfurase family protein, which translates to MTAYLDHAATTPMLPEAVRVLTEQLARPGNPSSLHAAGRAARRVVEEARETAAAALGARPSEVVWTSGGTEADNLAVKGLFWARRTQDPSRRRILVSAVEHHAVLDPAFWMAEHAGAELVLLPVDADGVVDVAALREELEENGPQAALLSVMWANNEVGALQPLDDVVALARRHGVPVHADAVQAVGQVPVDFAASGLDAMTVSGHKVGGPGGVGALLARRGLDLTPVLHGGGQERGVRSGTLAAPLLASFAAALDEAVRERPAHAARVGALRDRLVAGVRAAVPDAVLRGPADTARRLPANAHFTFPGCEGDSLLYLLDSAGVEASTGSACQAGVPRPSHVLLAMGVDEDDARGALRFTLGHTSTEADVAALHAALPGVVERARAAGLAGRGKTPVVA; encoded by the coding sequence ATGACTGCGTACCTCGACCATGCGGCGACCACGCCCATGCTCCCGGAGGCCGTGCGCGTGCTCACCGAGCAGCTCGCACGCCCGGGCAACCCGTCGTCGCTGCACGCGGCCGGGCGGGCGGCGCGTCGGGTCGTCGAGGAGGCGCGCGAGACGGCCGCGGCGGCGCTCGGTGCGCGGCCCAGCGAGGTCGTGTGGACGTCCGGCGGGACCGAGGCGGACAACCTCGCGGTCAAGGGCCTGTTCTGGGCGCGGCGCACGCAGGACCCGTCGCGGCGCCGGATCCTCGTGTCGGCCGTCGAGCACCACGCGGTGCTGGACCCGGCGTTCTGGATGGCGGAGCACGCGGGCGCCGAGCTGGTGCTGCTGCCGGTCGACGCCGACGGCGTGGTGGACGTCGCGGCGCTGCGCGAGGAGCTCGAGGAGAACGGCCCGCAGGCGGCGCTGCTGTCGGTCATGTGGGCGAACAACGAGGTCGGTGCGCTGCAGCCGCTCGACGACGTCGTGGCGCTCGCACGGAGGCACGGGGTCCCGGTGCACGCGGACGCGGTGCAGGCGGTGGGGCAGGTGCCCGTCGACTTCGCGGCGTCCGGGCTGGATGCCATGACGGTCTCAGGACACAAGGTCGGCGGCCCGGGCGGGGTCGGCGCGCTGCTCGCGCGGCGCGGGCTCGACCTCACGCCCGTGCTGCACGGCGGCGGGCAGGAGCGTGGCGTGCGGTCCGGCACGCTCGCGGCGCCGCTCCTCGCGTCGTTCGCGGCGGCGCTCGACGAGGCGGTGCGCGAGCGGCCCGCGCACGCGGCTCGCGTGGGTGCGCTGCGCGACCGGCTCGTCGCGGGCGTCCGGGCCGCCGTCCCCGACGCGGTGCTGCGCGGCCCGGCGGACACCGCGCGGCGGCTGCCCGCGAACGCGCACTTCACGTTCCCGGGCTGCGAGGGCGACTCGCTGCTGTACCTGCTCGACTCCGCGGGCGTCGAGGCGTCGACGGGGTCGGCCTGCCAGGCGGGCGTGCCGCGGCCGAGCCACGTGCTGCTCGCGATGGGCGTCGACGAGGACGACGCGCGGGGCGCGCTGCGGTTCACGCTCGGGCACACGTCGACCGAGGCGGACGTCGCCGCGCTGCATGCCGCCCTGCCGGGTGTCGTCGAGCGCGCGCGGGCCGCCGGGCTCGCCGGTCGTGGGAAGACGCCGGTGGTGGCCTGA
- the mnmA gene encoding tRNA 2-thiouridine(34) synthase MnmA, with the protein MRVLAALSGGVDSAVAAARAVDAGHDVVGVHMALSRTRDQFRTGSRGCCSIEDAGDARRAADVLGIPYYVWDLSERFEDTVVADFLAEYEAGRTPNPCVRCNEHIKFAALLDKAVALGFDAVCTGHYARIEVRDDGTRELHRARDAAKDQSYVLAVMGPERLARSLFPLGEVASKDETRAEAAARGLSVSAKPDSYDICFVADGDTQGFLRDRLGSREGDIVDTSGEVLGRHDGAYAYTVGQRKGLALGRPAADGKPRYVLSVEPVRNRVVVGSAEELAVGTVEADRAVWFATPGSAAFACEVQVRAHGVPVAAVATAAPGGAVRVDVDAAAGLRGVAPGQSLVVYDGTRVLGQATVTGTRRPAPPAPGPTPPGTAGASSSDGGSDAVATPRAVPAGVHR; encoded by the coding sequence ATGCGCGTCCTGGCCGCCCTGTCCGGCGGCGTCGACTCGGCGGTCGCGGCCGCGCGCGCCGTCGACGCCGGGCACGACGTCGTCGGCGTCCACATGGCGCTGTCGCGCACGCGCGACCAGTTCCGCACGGGCTCGCGCGGGTGCTGCTCGATCGAGGACGCGGGCGACGCGCGGCGGGCCGCCGACGTCCTCGGGATCCCGTACTACGTGTGGGACCTGTCCGAGCGGTTCGAGGACACCGTCGTCGCCGACTTCCTCGCCGAGTACGAGGCGGGCCGCACGCCGAACCCGTGCGTGCGCTGCAACGAGCACATCAAGTTCGCGGCGCTGCTCGACAAGGCCGTCGCGCTCGGCTTCGACGCCGTGTGCACCGGCCACTACGCGCGCATCGAGGTGCGCGACGACGGCACGCGCGAGCTGCACCGCGCGCGCGACGCGGCCAAGGACCAGTCGTACGTGCTCGCCGTCATGGGGCCCGAGCGGCTCGCGCGGTCGCTGTTCCCGCTCGGCGAGGTCGCGTCGAAGGACGAGACCCGCGCCGAGGCCGCCGCGCGCGGCCTGTCGGTGTCGGCCAAGCCCGACTCGTACGACATCTGCTTCGTCGCCGACGGCGACACCCAGGGCTTCCTGCGCGACCGGCTCGGGTCGCGCGAGGGCGACATCGTCGACACGTCGGGGGAGGTCCTCGGGCGGCACGACGGCGCGTACGCGTACACCGTCGGGCAGCGCAAGGGGCTCGCGCTCGGCCGGCCGGCCGCCGACGGGAAGCCGCGGTACGTGCTGTCGGTCGAGCCGGTGCGCAACCGCGTCGTCGTCGGGTCCGCCGAGGAGCTCGCCGTCGGGACCGTCGAGGCGGACCGGGCCGTGTGGTTTGCCACGCCCGGCAGCGCGGCCTTCGCGTGCGAGGTGCAGGTGCGGGCGCACGGGGTCCCCGTCGCCGCCGTCGCGACCGCCGCACCGGGCGGGGCCGTGCGCGTGGACGTCGACGCCGCCGCGGGTCTGCGGGGCGTCGCGCCCGGGCAGTCGCTCGTCGTCTACGACGGCACGCGCGTGCTCGGTCAGGCCACCGTGACCGGCACCCGACGACCGGCGCCGCCGGCCCCGGGCCCGACGCCTCCGGGGACCGCCGGCGCGTCGTCGTCGGACGGGGGGAGCGACGCCGTCGCGACGCCCCGTGCCGTGCCCGCGGGCGTACACCGGTGA
- a CDS encoding phosphotransferase family protein: MCAVSADEVIALPPAFSGQRLDWRDLPRHVRERINALAGSQVTAEISATSGFSPGFAAVLEVADGRGVFVKAVSTEQNPVSPHLARAEIRVAQALPPQVPAPRMLWSDDDGDWVILGFEVVHGRSPELPWRPADLSAVADAVGALADVEPLPGHDLPRIDDVLAEDFTGWRRLVDLDEATREGVVARAGDLGQWAREHHEKLVLWEQEALRVCAGDALVHGDLRADNVMIDDQHRVWLIDWPHAAIGAPWLDWAFMLPSVSLQGGGDPDVVFRASAVSEGVTGDDLRAVLAGLSGYFVASSLQPPPPGIPNLRRFQAAQGVAALRWLRDLS; the protein is encoded by the coding sequence ATGTGCGCCGTGAGTGCCGACGAGGTCATCGCCCTGCCGCCCGCGTTCAGCGGCCAGCGGCTGGACTGGCGTGACCTGCCCCGGCACGTCCGTGAGCGCATCAACGCGCTCGCGGGCTCGCAGGTGACCGCCGAGATCAGCGCGACCAGCGGCTTCAGCCCCGGTTTCGCCGCGGTCCTCGAGGTCGCCGACGGCCGCGGGGTGTTCGTGAAGGCCGTCTCCACCGAGCAGAACCCCGTCTCGCCGCACCTCGCGCGCGCCGAGATCCGCGTCGCCCAGGCGCTGCCCCCGCAGGTGCCCGCACCCCGGATGCTGTGGTCCGACGACGACGGCGACTGGGTCATCCTCGGCTTCGAGGTCGTCCACGGCCGCTCGCCCGAGCTGCCGTGGCGTCCCGCCGACCTGTCGGCCGTCGCCGACGCCGTGGGAGCGCTTGCGGACGTCGAGCCGCTGCCCGGCCACGACCTGCCCCGCATCGACGACGTGCTCGCGGAGGACTTCACCGGGTGGCGGCGGCTCGTCGACCTCGACGAGGCGACGCGCGAGGGTGTCGTCGCCCGGGCCGGGGACCTCGGGCAGTGGGCGCGCGAGCACCACGAGAAGCTCGTCCTCTGGGAGCAGGAGGCCCTGCGCGTCTGCGCGGGCGACGCGCTCGTGCACGGCGACCTGCGCGCCGACAACGTGATGATCGACGACCAGCACCGCGTGTGGCTCATCGACTGGCCGCACGCGGCGATCGGCGCCCCGTGGCTCGACTGGGCGTTCATGCTGCCGAGCGTGAGCCTCCAGGGCGGCGGCGACCCGGACGTCGTGTTCCGCGCGTCCGCGGTCAGCGAGGGTGTCACGGGCGACGACCTGCGCGCCGTCCTCGCGGGCCTGTCGGGCTACTTCGTCGCGTCGTCGCTGCAGCCCCCGCCCCCGGGCATCCCGAACCTGCGCCGCTTCCAGGCCGCGCAGGGCGTCGCCGCCCTCCGCTGGCTCCGCGACCTCTCCTGA
- the ligA gene encoding NAD-dependent DNA ligase LigA: MTDAADDALATAPDQEVPADARHRWTELAERIDADQFAYYILDAPPSSDAEYDARMRELQALEERYPGLLTPDSPTQRVGGTFSTDFATVDHVERMLSLDNAFSDEDVAAWADRALRDLGGASPHYLCELKIDGLAIALLYEKGRLVRAATRGDGRTGEVVTLNVRTIASIPDALAGDPSTHPELIEIRGEVFLPVEAFERLNEAQVAAGKPPFANPRNAAAGSLRQKDPRVTATRPLGMYAHGIGALRWGAGGGPGITRQSQVYDLLASWGVPTSGHTRVVDGLDGVREMIAYYGEHRHDVEHEIDGIVVKVDEIDLQRRLGATSRAPRWAIAYKYPPEEVVTRLLAIEVGIGRTGRATPFAVMEPVFVSGSTVRQATLHNQDVVKVKGVKVGDMVVLRKAGDVIPEIVGPAPAAPDDTVERVEWQMPTDCPVCGTPLRPMREGDVDLRCPNAESCPAQVLGRVEHIGSRGAFDIEALGEVTAAALTQPVVPEVPPLRTEADLFALVGYAPDASEEERARVRETSLRTLGEIEVVVRDPETGLPREDEDGNVRRRAPFRRQLTWSKAERARAEADGRTLPDWEPSAAARTLLDQLDLAKEKELWRVLVALSIRNVGPTAARALAQEFRSMTRLREVVEGDPAVAAERLSGVEGVGPTIVQSLVDWFATPWHAAIVDAWAAAGVRMEDAAAEGVTRTLEVTDESGTARGLTVVVTGGLERFSRDEAKEAILSRGGKAAGSVSKKTDFVVVGENAGSKETKARELGLRILDEAGFEALLAGGPDAVHAPAGGDAPGDAHADGGDA, translated from the coding sequence GTGACCGACGCCGCCGACGACGCCCTCGCGACCGCGCCCGACCAGGAGGTCCCCGCCGATGCCCGGCACCGGTGGACCGAGCTGGCGGAGCGCATCGACGCCGACCAGTTCGCCTACTACATCCTTGACGCGCCGCCGTCGTCGGACGCGGAGTACGACGCCCGGATGCGCGAGCTCCAGGCGCTCGAGGAGCGCTACCCGGGACTGCTGACGCCGGACTCGCCGACGCAGCGCGTGGGCGGCACGTTCTCCACGGACTTCGCGACGGTCGACCACGTCGAGCGCATGCTCTCGCTCGACAACGCGTTCTCCGACGAGGACGTCGCGGCGTGGGCGGACCGCGCGCTGCGCGACCTGGGCGGCGCGTCGCCGCACTACCTGTGCGAGCTGAAGATCGACGGGCTCGCGATCGCGCTGCTGTACGAGAAGGGCCGCCTGGTTCGGGCGGCGACGCGGGGCGACGGGCGCACGGGCGAGGTCGTCACGCTCAACGTGCGCACGATCGCCTCGATCCCCGACGCGCTCGCGGGCGACCCCTCGACCCACCCCGAGCTCATCGAGATCCGCGGCGAGGTGTTCCTGCCGGTCGAGGCGTTCGAGCGGCTCAACGAGGCGCAGGTCGCCGCCGGGAAGCCGCCGTTCGCGAACCCGCGCAACGCGGCGGCGGGCTCGCTGCGGCAGAAGGACCCGCGCGTGACGGCGACGCGGCCGCTCGGGATGTACGCGCACGGCATCGGCGCGTTGCGCTGGGGCGCGGGCGGCGGCCCCGGCATCACGCGGCAGTCGCAGGTGTACGACCTGCTCGCGTCGTGGGGCGTGCCGACGTCGGGCCACACGCGCGTGGTCGACGGCCTCGACGGCGTGCGGGAGATGATCGCGTACTACGGCGAGCACCGGCACGACGTCGAGCACGAGATCGACGGCATCGTCGTCAAGGTCGACGAGATCGACCTCCAGCGCCGCCTCGGCGCGACCAGCCGCGCGCCACGCTGGGCGATCGCCTACAAGTACCCGCCCGAAGAGGTCGTGACGCGCCTGCTCGCGATCGAGGTCGGCATCGGGCGCACCGGGCGCGCGACGCCGTTCGCCGTGATGGAGCCGGTGTTCGTGTCGGGCAGCACCGTGCGGCAGGCGACGCTGCACAACCAGGACGTCGTGAAGGTCAAGGGCGTCAAGGTCGGCGACATGGTCGTGCTGCGCAAGGCGGGCGACGTCATCCCCGAGATCGTCGGGCCGGCCCCCGCGGCTCCCGACGACACCGTCGAGCGCGTCGAGTGGCAGATGCCGACCGACTGCCCGGTGTGCGGCACGCCGCTGCGCCCCATGCGCGAGGGGGACGTCGACCTGCGCTGCCCGAACGCCGAGTCGTGCCCCGCGCAGGTGCTGGGACGCGTCGAGCACATCGGCTCGCGCGGTGCGTTCGACATCGAGGCGCTCGGCGAGGTGACCGCCGCCGCGCTCACGCAGCCCGTCGTGCCGGAGGTGCCGCCGCTGCGGACCGAGGCGGACCTCTTCGCGCTCGTCGGCTACGCGCCGGACGCGTCCGAGGAGGAGCGCGCACGCGTGCGCGAGACGAGCCTGCGCACGCTCGGGGAGATCGAGGTCGTCGTCCGCGACCCGGAGACGGGCCTGCCGCGCGAGGACGAGGACGGGAACGTGCGGCGCCGCGCACCGTTCCGCCGCCAGCTCACGTGGTCCAAGGCCGAGCGCGCGCGTGCGGAGGCCGACGGCCGGACCCTGCCGGACTGGGAGCCGTCGGCCGCCGCCCGGACGCTGCTCGACCAGCTCGACCTCGCGAAGGAGAAGGAGCTCTGGCGTGTGCTCGTCGCGCTGAGCATCCGCAACGTCGGGCCGACCGCCGCGCGCGCGCTCGCGCAGGAGTTCCGGTCGATGACGCGCCTGCGCGAAGTGGTCGAGGGGGACCCGGCCGTCGCCGCCGAGCGGCTGTCGGGCGTCGAGGGCGTCGGGCCGACGATCGTGCAGTCGCTCGTCGACTGGTTCGCGACGCCGTGGCACGCGGCGATCGTCGACGCGTGGGCCGCCGCGGGTGTCCGGATGGAGGACGCCGCTGCCGAGGGCGTGACGCGCACGCTCGAGGTCACCGACGAGAGCGGGACCGCGCGCGGGCTGACCGTCGTCGTCACCGGCGGGCTCGAGCGGTTCAGCCGCGACGAGGCGAAGGAGGCGATCCTGTCGCGCGGCGGCAAGGCCGCGGGGAGCGTCTCCAAGAAGACCGACTTCGTCGTCGTGGGCGAGAACGCAGGCAGCAAGGAGACCAAGGCGCGCGAGCTCGGGCTGCGGATCCTCGACGAGGCCGGGTTCGAGGCGCTGCTCGCCGGCGGCCCGGACGCGGTGCACGCACCGGCGGGCGGCGACGCCCCGGGCGACGCCCACGCGGACGGCGGCGACGCGTGA
- a CDS encoding electron transfer flavoprotein subunit alpha/FixB family protein — protein MTGTTAPVLVLLDHTPEGALRSPVREIATLAAALSGGAGVHGVWPADSEPSPDVLADLGALGVTQVHRVVTDADLHLSAVLAEALGSLVAATGAGLVLLVSSFENKEAAARLAVATGAGVVTDADGLVVEDGRYVASKTVFAGTWNTRCAVTAPLAVVTVKANSVVVDASATGGAPAVVDHAVTASESARRVTVVERSERPTSGRPDLGSAHVVVVGGRGTEGDFSAVEELADVLGGAVGATRVATDEGWIGHDAQIGQTGVTVSPRLYIGAGVSGAVHHRGGMQASGTIVAINSDADAPIFEIADFGVVGDLFTVLPQAAAELRRLTSES, from the coding sequence GTGACCGGAACGACAGCGCCCGTCCTCGTCCTGCTCGACCACACGCCCGAGGGCGCGCTGCGCAGCCCCGTGCGGGAGATCGCGACGCTCGCCGCGGCGCTGTCCGGCGGCGCCGGCGTGCACGGCGTGTGGCCGGCCGACTCCGAGCCGTCCCCCGACGTGCTCGCCGACCTCGGCGCCCTCGGCGTCACCCAGGTCCACCGCGTCGTCACCGACGCCGACCTGCACCTGTCGGCCGTGCTCGCCGAGGCCCTCGGCTCGCTCGTCGCCGCGACCGGTGCCGGGCTCGTGCTGCTCGTGTCCTCGTTCGAGAACAAGGAGGCCGCCGCGCGCCTCGCGGTCGCCACCGGCGCCGGGGTCGTCACCGACGCCGACGGGCTCGTCGTCGAGGACGGCCGCTACGTCGCGTCCAAGACCGTGTTCGCCGGCACGTGGAACACCCGCTGCGCCGTGACCGCGCCGCTCGCCGTCGTCACGGTGAAGGCGAACTCCGTCGTCGTCGACGCTTCCGCGACCGGTGGGGCGCCCGCGGTCGTGGACCACGCGGTGACGGCGTCCGAGAGCGCCCGGCGCGTCACGGTCGTCGAGCGGTCGGAGCGGCCCACGAGCGGCCGCCCCGACCTGGGCAGCGCGCACGTCGTGGTCGTCGGCGGTCGCGGCACCGAGGGCGACTTCTCGGCCGTCGAGGAGCTCGCCGACGTCCTCGGCGGCGCCGTCGGCGCCACGCGCGTCGCGACCGACGAGGGGTGGATCGGCCACGACGCGCAGATCGGCCAGACCGGCGTGACCGTCTCCCCGCGGCTCTACATCGGCGCGGGCGTCTCCGGGGCCGTGCACCACCGCGGCGGCATGCAGGCGTCCGGCACGATCGTCGCGATCAACTCCGACGCCGACGCGCCCATCTTCGAGATCGCCGACTTCGGCGTCGTGGGCGACCTGTTCACGGTCCTCCCGCAGGCCGCGGCGGAGCTCCGCCGCCTGACGTCCGAGTCCTGA